TTAACGATTGGCCTGAAACTAGATTAGCTTTGTATTGCGCTGTAATTTCAGAAGAGGTTTGTTCAATATTTAACTTAGATGGGAAATAAATATTTGGAGTATTAAACCAAGTCGATAATTTTTTCTCACATCTTTTTTTAGCTTCGATTTGTGTAATTATATCCTGCTTTAAATGCTCTGGAAATGGGAGTCCTTTTAAAGCTAATTCGGCAATATCAGAATTTACGTGATTATTTATAAAGTCTTGGATTTCGCTATTTAAAATGGATTTATTAAAACTAGTCATCTAAACCTTTAGTCAATTTGTTTACTACTCTATACTCCGATAAAAACTCTTTAGAGACTACTTTTATAGCTGTATAGGTTGGTATTGCCACTATCATTCCTATAATACCGAAAAGTAAACCTGCTATAATGATTACTAAAAATATCTCTAGAGGATGTGATTTAACACTTTTAGAGAATATAAAAGGTTGACTAAAAAAATTATCAACTAATTGTGCAACTACAAAACCAATCATGACATAGATTGTTTTAGGTAGGATAACATCACTAAAGTTTTCACCTAAATTACTTGACATACTCAATAGAATAAGTAAAAAAGCACTTATTATTGGTCCTATATAAGGTATGATGTTTAATAAGGCGCAAAGCGTGGCTATTATTACAGCATTTTGAATATTAAAAATTAATAGTACTATGGAGTAGATTATAAATAATATTGATAATTGTAATAACAAACCACCAAAATACCGCGTTAATAAATCACGAATGGTCACAAATGATTTTCTTAAACGTTTTTCATGTTTTTTTGGAAGGACAGTCACTAAGCCAGTACTCATTAATTTACTGTCTTTTAGAAAGAAAAAAGAGATGAATAACACAGAAAATAGCCCGATACTAAAACTTCCAAATCCTGAAATGATATAATTTAAAAATTCAGGAATAACTCCAAAATTGATACTTGACATAAATTTGGAATCTTTTATAGACGCTTCTACTTCTGAAGAATTTAATCCAAAATGACTTATTACTTCAGTATATAAATTTTCAATATTTGTTTGTAATAAATCAATGTCTAATAGTGCTAAGTTTTGTCCTTGTTCTATAATTAAAGGTATAAACATACTAATAACACCAAATAGTAAGCCCAAGAAAATAAGCATTGACGTGACGACCGCTAATGTGTCTGAAAATTTCAATTTGTTTTTAAGAAAGACAACTAATGGTCTTCCTAGCAAAGCAATAATACCAGCAATTACCAGGTAAACTAATACAGATTGTATTTTGTATGTAAACCATATTAAAACAATAATCCCAACTATGGTGGCTACTGCTCTTAATATTCCATTTGATATTGTTTTTGATGTCATAATGTAAATATAGAATTTTGTATTCTATTTTATCAATAACTGCTTAGTAATTTCATAAAGCGCTATGCTTGTTGCTTGGACAACATTCATGCTGCTATTTTGTCCAAACATATCTATGTGAGCTATGGTATCACTTAATTTTAAAATGGCTTCTGAGATACCAAAATTTTCATCGCCAATCACTAAAGCAATAGGCTGATTAGTGTTAAAAATACACTGATTTAGAGGTAGGCTATTGGTTGTTATTTCTAAGGCTATAATGGCGTAGTTTTCCTTTTTAAGCTGGTTGACCACTTCCAACGCAGAATCTACAACCTGGTAATTGACTACTTTTTCAGTGGCACGAGACGTTTTAGTCATTTTACGCCCTAATGGAATATCTGAACCACAAAATATTAGGGTTTCTATTCCAAAAGCATCGCAAGCTCTAAATAAGCTTCCTATATTTGGTGCATTTGTTACATTTTCGCAAACGACGGTTATTGGAAATTGATGTTGTTTAAAATTAGTGGTATAATGTGTGTGTTGCATGTTTTAATTCTCCAAAATGTTGTATTCCTTATCCGTAACTTAATTTTCGAAGGCATATTTTATAATATTTGCTCCCATTTGTAATGCTTTTAAACGTACTTCTTCTGAGTCGTTATGGACTTCTTGATCTTCCCAACCGTCTCCTAAATCACTTTCAAAAGTAAATAAAACAACTAAACGTTCTTTATTATATAATCCAAATGCTTGAGGACGTTTACCATCATGTTCGTGTATTTTGGGTAGTCCGTCTTTAAACTCAAAAGCGGCAGTAAATATGGGATGTGTACTTGGTAATTCTTCTAATTCTTGGTTTGGGAATATTTTTTTGAGTTCTCTAATAATATAAGGTTGCATACCATAGTTATCATCAATATGCAAAAAACCTCCTGATTCTAAATAGCGTCTTAAATTAGTGACGTCGTCAGCTTCAAAAAAGACATTACCGTGCCCAGTCATGTGTAATAGCGGAAATCTAAAAATATCAACACTACCAGCTTCAACCGTTTCTGGTTTTTCTGTTAGTTGTGTCTCTATATTTTCGTTACAAAATTTTATCAGGTTTGTTAAAGCTGTAGGATTACTATACCAATCACCACCGCCTTTATATTTTAATATGGCTAGATCTTGACCAAAAGAAAAAAGGGAAAAGAAAGACAATAAAATAAAAAAATTAAGTTTCATAAGTTACTCATTTACAAATGCAACACTATGACAAGCTACTATGGCAGCAGTCTCTGTACGCAAACGTGTGTTTCCCAAAGTTACAGGAATAAATTTATTTTTAATTGCCATTTCTATTTCTTTAACAGAAAAATCACCTTCAGGACCAATTAAAATAGTGATTTCATTTGTAGATGAAATTTGAGATTTTAATGTTTTTTTGTCTGTTTCTTCACAATGCGCGATATATATATCACCCAAAAACTCATGATTACAATATTCTTTAAAAGATATTGGTTGATTTATAATAGGGTAGTAGCAATTTAAAGATTGTTTCATCGCAGACTGAATGATTTTTTCAAATCGTTCTAATTTCACGACTTTTCTTTCGCTATGATCACAAATAATAGGTGTGATGCTCGTAATCCCTATTTCCGTAGCTTTTTCTAAAAACCATTCATAGCGATCGTTCATTTTTGTTGGAGCAACCGCTAAATGCAATTTGTAATTTAACGGTTCTTGTAATGTAGTGTCTAAAATAGTAACAATACATTTTTTTTGATCAGCAATAACCAGTTCAGCTTTAAACAAATACCCTTTGCCATTAGTGATGTATAATAGGTCTCCAGTTTGTTTTCTTAAGACTTTGACGATATGTCGGCTTTCATCTTTAGGAAAAATAAATTGATCTGTATTATCGTCTATATCTGGATTATAAAAAAGTTGCATCTAATCTTTGGCTATAACTTTAAGTACTTTTATTTCTTTAATTTTTCTAATACGTTCTGTTTTTAAAATCACATAAAACCCATTAGGTTCCGGAATTCTAACCGTGTATAATGTTCCTAATTTATTATCTAAATTAAAAGCTTGTGCTTCTACTTCTGCAGGCATACTCCCTTCTTTTAACCAGCCAGAATCACCACCACGATTAGCATTTCTATCCATTGAATAACGTTTAGCTAAGTCATCAAAACGAATACCATCCTCGTAAGACTTTAAAATTTCATTTTTATATTCTACAATTTTTGAAGCTTCCAATTGGTTACCATCAAAATAGATATAACTTATTCTGTAATGTCTTTCCTGGGTTTTATCTATGACTTTATAATGTGTAACATTAAATTCTGATTTAACCACCTCTGTACTACCTACGCTATTATTTAATAGTTTTGTAGCTAGTTTCGTTTTATGCTTTTCTTCATTAAAAATCAACATTTTGTTTTTTCTAGACTTTTTAGTTTCTAAAAACTTTTCAGCTTGTGCCACTGTTGTTATGGTGTCCAATTCTTTTTCTAGAGATTTTTGGGCAAACGTTGAAATAGTAAATAAGCAAATAGCTAATGCAAGTAGGTTTTTCATTTTGAGATTGTAATTATTTCGACAAAAAAACAAAAAAATATAGTCTTAATGGCGATTATTGATACGAGATTTTATAATGTTTGTGATTCTTTCTATAATTTTAACCTAGAGTTTGCCATTACGTTCTGCGTAGCAAAATCGCCTTTTAGAAATTTTAAATATCCCACAATAGCTATCATTGCCGCATTATCTGTGGTAAATTCAAATTTAGGAACATAAGTCGTCCAGCCATGTTTGACTTCAGCCTCTTTTAAAGCTTGTCTTATTCCTGTATTTGCAGAAACACCACCACCAATAGCAATATGTGTAATACCTGTTTGTTTTACAGCTAATTTAAGTTTGTCTGTTAAAATACCAATAATAGTATATTGTATTGAAGCACAAATATCATTTAGATTTTCTTCAATAAATTGAGGGTTTAATTTGACTTGTTTCTGAATAAAGTATAAAACAGCAGTTTTAAATCCCGAAAAACTAAAATTTAGGCCATCAACTCGTGGTTTTGTAAATTGATAAGCTTTTGGATTTCCCAATTTTGCTAATTTGTCAATTTTAGGTCCTGCAGGATACCCTAACCCTAAAGTTTTTCCACTTTTATCAAAAGCTTCTCCAACCGCATCATCAATTGTTTGACCAATGACTTCCATGTCAAAATGATTTTCAACTTTTACAATTTGTGTGTGGCCTCCAGAAATAGTCATGGCTAAAAAGGGGAACGGTGGGGTCTTAAAACCTTCTTCGTCTATAAAATGTGCCAATATATGAGCTTGCATATGGTTAACGTCGATTAACGGTATTTTTAATCCAAAAGCTAAGGATTTAGCAAAGGACGTTCCAACCAATAAACTGCCCATTAATCCTGGGCCTTTTGTAAAGGCAATAGCACTAAGCTCTGCTTTTGTAATTCCTGCTATTTTTAAAGCTTGATCAACTACAGGGACGATGTTTTGTTGATGAGCACGAGAGGCTAGTTCTGGCACAACACCTCCATATTGTTCGTGTATTTTTTGACTTGCCACGATGTTGCTTAATATTTTTCCATTGTGGATTACGGAAGCTGCTGTATCGTCGCAAGAACTCTCAATTCCAAGTATATAAATATTTTGTGAAGCCATTAGTTATTTTTAGGCATAATAATTGTTAATTTTGGTGCAATGTTTAACAACTAAATTACTTTTGTTTTCAAAAAGGCAAAAGTAAGATATTATAAATAAATTTTAACTCTAAAATCAGTATCAAAAAAATTCTTAAAATAGTAGGTAAATTAATAGCAATCGTGCTATTGCTATTCATCATTTTGATATTGGTGTTTTTAATCCCTGCGGTACAGACTCGTGCGGGTAAATATGCTACGGATTGGGTTAATAAGGAATATAAGACCAATATAAATATTGAAAAGATTGGCCTGCAATTTAATGGAGAGGTTGAGATTAAGGGGATCTTAATAAGAGATTTTAAAAAGGACACACTGATAAGCGCGAAAAAATTAAATACGTCTATTGTTAGTTTTAGAAATTTATATAATAGTAAACTTAATTTTGGAGATATAGACGTTGAAGATCTTGATTTTAACATTGTGACTTATAAAGATGAGACTAGTACAAATTTAGATGTCTTTGTTGCTAGATTTGATAGTGATAATCCACGTTCGGAAAAAAGTGAGTTTTTATTAACATCCAGTGATATAACAATTACTAATGGGACTTTTAAGTTAATTGATCAAAATAAAGAAACGCCCCAGATTGTAAGGTTTAATAAAATCAATTTAAATGGAACCAATTTTGTTATTGATGGGAGTAATGTGAAAAGTCGAATTAATACTATGCAATTTGAGGATAGTCGTGGTTTAAAATTAGAAAATTTAACTTCTGATTTTTCTTATACGCTATCAGAGATGCGTTTTGATAATCTAAATATAAAGACATACGAATCTTTTGTTAAAGGGGAGTTGTTTTTTAATTATGATAGAGCCGATTTTAAAGAATTTGAGGATAAGGTTAAAGTCTCAGCCAATTTTACAGAAGGACGTATTCTATTAGATGAACTAAATGTATTTTATAATGAATTTGGTAAAAATCAATATGCTAATTTCTCTACAAAATTATCTGGAACTTTAAATAACCTAACTACTGAAAATTTAAAATTAGACACCAGTAGAAATACTAAAATTTATGGAACATTAAATTTTAAAAATTTATTTAATAGTGAAGCTGATAATTTTGCTATGCATGGTGATTTTGATAATTTATCCTCTAATTATAAAGATTTAAAAGATCTTTTACCTAATGTTTTAGGAGAATCTATCCCGTCAATATTTGGTAAGCTAGGCAATTTTACTGTGATTGGGTCTACAAATTTAACAACTCATAAAATTATAGCAGATTTACAAATAAATACAGCGCTGGGTCTTGTAAACTCTAATTTAGAAATGTCTAATATTGATAATATAGATTATGCCTCCTATAAAGGTAATATTATTTTGGATGAATTTGATTTGGGTAAGATGTTAGACGATCCAAATTTAGGAACAACATCATTTAACGTAGATGTCGATGGGGATGGATTTAAAAAAGAGATTCTTAGTACCCAATTAAAAGGTGATATTTATAATATAAACTATAACAATTATAATTACAAAAACATTGCTGTTAATGGGCAATATAAACAAAGAAAATTTAATGGTAAATTAATTTCTAAGGATAAAAACTTAAAGTTAGAGTTTGATGGTTTAGCAGATTTATCTCAAGATATCAAAACTTTTGATTTTGTTGCACAAGTAGATTATGCCAATTTAAAAGCACTTAATTTTTATAATAGAGATGAGCAGTCCGAATTTATTGGTATTGTCGACATGAAAATGAGTGCTAATACTATTGATGATGCTATAGGGAGTATTAATTTTAAAAATACTGTTTATAAAAATGAAAATGATACCTACACGTTTAAAGATTTTGCAATTAGTTCGCAGTTTGTAGACAACGAAAGATTTATAAGAGTTAATTCGCCAGAAATAGTTGAAGGGCAATTAAAAGGGAATTTTAAATTTAATGATTTGGAATTACTTTTTGAAAACTCAATTAAAAGTATTTATGCCAATTATGTGCCTAATAAAATTGAGGGAAATCAATATATAGATTTTAATTTTAAAATTTATAATAAAATAGTCGAAGTCTTTTTACCTGAAGTAGAAGTAGGGGCTAATACCTTTATAAGAGGAAGAGTGGAGAGTAATGAAAAAGCTTTTAAATTAACGTTTAAATCTCCTAAAATTAAATTATTAGACTACTTTGCAGATTCTATAGAGTTGCAGGTTGATAACAATAACCCATTATTTAACACTTACGTTGAAATTGATAGTGTTTATACGAAGCATTATAATATCTCTAAATTTAATCTAATTAATGTAACGCTTAATGATACCTTGTTCATGCGTTCAGAATTTAAAGGAGGAAAACGCAATGATGATGCATATAATTTAAGTTTTTATCATACTATTAATGAAGATAACTTATCCGTTTTAGGTTTTAAAAAGAGTGATGTTACATTTAAGGGTAATAAATGGTTTGTCAATGATGATAAAAACAAGTTAAATAAAATAATTTTTGATCGTGATTTAAACGATTTTAAGATTGAAGAACTTGTAATGAATCATGAGAATGAAGAAATTAAACTTAAAGGTACAGTCAGAGATTCCACATACAAAGATTTAAAACTAAATTTCAAAGATGTTGATCTAAATAAAATTATTCCCGAAGTTGAAAAACTCTCTTTAGCAGGTAATATTAATGGTGACTTAGATATTTTACAACAAAACGGAAATTACCTACCAAATGCGGCCATTACTATTGACGATTTGGAAGTTAACGAAACTTTTTTAGGCTCTTTTGACGCTAAAATAAAAGGGAATGCAACTTTATCTAGGTATAAAATTGAGGCTAAGATTAAGGATGATGCGACCAATTCGTTTACGGCAATAGGAAATGTTAATGTTGTTAATGAGGATGCTTTTATTGATGTTGATTTAGGGTTTAACCAATTTAGTTTACAATTGCTTAATCCATTTTTAGAAGGCGTATTAAGTAACATTAGAGGTGACGTTTTAGGAAGTGTAAAAGTGGTAGGTAATTTAAATAATCCAGAATTTAACGGACAATTAAATATTGATAATGGGGGATTGGGAGTACCTTATTTGAATGTTGATTATGACTTTCAGGAACAAGCGTCGGTCTCTTTAAAAAATCAAAGTTTTTTCTTTAATAAAATTAACATTACTGATAGTAAAGAAAAGACTAAAGGAGTTTTAGATGGTAGTATTAGTCATACTAATTTTTCTAAATGGAAACTGGACCTAAACCTTGAGACACCTAGACTTTTAGTGCTAGATACAAAGGAAAATGAAGACTCTTTATATTACGGTACTGGATTTATAGGTGGTTCTGCGTCTATTTTTGGTCCAACAGAAGGTTTGAGTATTAATGTCATTGCACAAACAAAAAAAGGAACAGTTTTTAAAATACCTTTAAATGATAATGAGGATTTTGGTGATAATTCCATCATTCATTTTTTAAGTCTAGAAGAGAAGGAAGCTAAACAAAAAGGTATTATTCTTGAAAATCTTGTAGAAGCAGGATTAGATTTAAATTTTGAATTAGACGTTACTGAAGATGCGGAGATTGAAATATTAATGGACAAAGCTAGTGGTAGTACAATTACAGGTCGTGGTGTTGGTGGTTTGTTAATAGAAATTAATACCAATGATAAATTTAATATGTATGGTGATTTTGTTGTTTATGAAGGCGTCTACAACTTTTTATATGGGGGTATCATAGAAAAGAAATTTACGGTAGAGCCCTATGTTAGTAATATACAGTGGAATGGTCCACCGTTGGATGCTATAATAAAAATTAAAGCTAAATATGCTACACGCGCAAATCCATCTCCTTTATTAGATAATCCAATAAGCAGAAGTATTCCTGTAGAATTATTTATTGAGCTATCTGATAAGTTAGAAAGACCTGAAATTGACTATAGTTTTGCTTTTCCAACTACCGAGTCTACTATAAAATCAGAGCTTAATTATAGGTTAGACTCTAAGGAAGAAAAAGAAAGTCAAGCATTATACCTAATTACAACTGGTGCGTTTAGTAGTGGGTTTAATGATCTTAATTTTTCAGGAACATTAACAGAAAGATTAAATGGATTAGTAAATAGTTTATTGTCCAGTGGTGATGGTAAGCTCAATGTAGGCGTTAACTTTGAGGCGGGTTCTAATAATCCTGATTATCAAACAGACAATCGAGTGGGATTAACATTACAGACTAAAATATCTGATCGTGTTTTAATTAATGGTAAAGTTGGTGTTCCAGTAGGAGGGCTAGGAGATTCTGTTATTGCAGGAGATTTACAAATTGACTTTTTATTAAATGAGGAAGGAACACTTACCGCTAAAGTCTTTAATAGAGAGAATAGTATTCGGAATTTTGGAGAAGAAATTGGCTATACACAAGGATTAGGATTATCTTATAGTGTGTCTTTTGATACGTTTGGTGAATTAATACGTAAAATTTTCAGTCCTCAGGAAGAAGAAGAGGAAAATCAAATACAATTAAAAGATAATAAAGCAACCGAACCTAATACAGAAAATACCTCTCCATTGCCTCAGGATAATAGGTTTAAAAAAGAGTAATTCTAAGTGCTTTAATCTTGCTTTTTAATAATTAACCCCCTGTATTTTATTAAGTTATTAACGAAAACGTTATAGTTTTAAGGTTGTCGTTAAATTTTAGTAAAACCAATGTATTATCTAATATTTCTTTATTAGTTTTACTGTAATAAGTAAAAATACATGTCAAAAAATATAAAAAAAATTGCTGTAATGACGTCGGGAGGAGATTCTCCTGGGATGAATGCAGCTATCCGTTCTGTTGCCAGAACTTGTGCCTATTACAATATTGAATGTGCCGGAATTTATCGTGGATATGAAGGCATGATAGAAGGCGATTTTAAAGAGCTAACAGCGCGTAACGTTAAAGGTATTATAAATAAAGGTGGAACAATCCTAAAATCTGCTAGATCTAAAGAGTTTCGTACTAAGGAAGGGCGTCAAAAAGCGTATGATTCTTTGAGGGAAGCAAACATAGACGGATTAGTGGTTGTTGGAGGAGATGGTACATTTACTGGAGCTTTGATTTTTAATCAAGAATTTGATTTCCCAGTAATGGGTATTCCAGGAACTATTGATAACGATATTTTCGGAACGTCTCATACTTTAGGATACGATACTGCTTTAAATACAGTGGTTGAAGTTATAGATAAGATTAGAGATACAGCTAGTTCGCATAACCGTTTATTCTTTGTAGAGGTTATGGGGCGTGATGCTGGCCATATTGCATTAAATGTGGGTGTTGGAGCAGGAGCTGAAGAGATTTTAATTCCTGAAGAGGATCTAGGATTAGAGCGTTTGTTAGAATCTTTAAGACGTAGTAAGCTATCTGGAAAATCATCAAGTATTGTGGTAGTCGCTGAAGGTGATAAAATAGGTAAAAATGTTTTTGAGCTTAAGGATTACGTAGAAGAAAACATGACCGAATATGAAGTGCGCGTCTCTGTATTAGGGCATATGCAACGTGGAGGATCTCCGTCTTGTTTTGATCGTGTACTAGCGTCTAGAATGGGCGTGAAAGCAGTAGAAAGTTTATTGGAGGGTAAATCTAACTATATGGTTGGATTGTTAAGCGACTCTATACAATTAACACCATTGGAACAAGCAGTAAAAGGAAAGTCAAAAATTAACGAAGAATTAATTCGTGTGTCAGATATCATGACCACATAATATAAATTGAATAAACTAAAACAATAATATGTCAACATTAAAATTAGGAATAAACGGATTTGGTAGAATTGGTCGTATCGTATTTAGAGCGACTGTAAAACGTAACGATGTAGAAGTTGTTGCGATTAATGATTTGTTAGATGTAGACCATTTAGCATATTTATTAAAATACGATTCCGTACACGGAAGATTTGATGGTACTATTGAGGTTAAGGATGGGAATCTAGTGGTGGATGGAAAAACAATCCGTATCACTGCCGAAAAAGATCCTAAAAATTTAAAATGGAATGAAGCAGGAGCAACAGTTGTTGCAGAATGTACAGGTATTTTTACAACTTTAGAAACAGCAAACTATCATATTGAAGGTGGGGCCAAAAAAGTAGTGATTTCTGCACCAAGTAAAGATGCACCAATGTTTGTAATGGGTGTAAATGATGATACATTAACTGCTGAAAACACTATCGTGTCAAATGCATCATGTACAACAAATTGTTTAGCACCTTTAGCTAAAGTAATTGAAGATAATTTTGGTATTGAAGAAGCTTTAATGACAACTATTCATGCTGCAACTTCAACACAATTTACTGTGGATGCACCATCACGTAAAAACTACCGTTTAGGTCGTAGTGCTTTAAATAATATCATTCCAACATCTACAGGAGCTGCAAAAGCAGTAGGTAAAGTAATCCCTGAATTAGATGGTAAAATTACTGGTATGGCTTTTAGAGTACCAACAGTAGATGTTTCTGTAGTTGATTTAACAGTTAAAACTAAAAAAGAAACGTCTTTAGCAGAAATTAAAGCAGCTATGAAAAAAGCATCTGAAGGTGCTATGAAAGGTGTTTTAGGTTATACTGAAGATGCTGTGGTCTCTCAAGATTTTGTTAGCGAAGTACAAACAAGTGTGTTTGATGCAGATTCGGCTATCGAATTAAATTCAACATTCTTTAAATTAGTTTCTTGGTATGATAATGAATTTGGATACTCAAATAAATTAGTAGATTTAGCGCAAAAAATTAACGCGCTATAATTTATACATTACTTATATAATTAGCACAGTAAAATGTAATTTTAAATACATTTTACTGTGCTTTTTTTTATCTTACAATAAATTTTTGAATTATGATTTTAGTTGTTGATAGTGGTTCTACAAAATGCGATTGGATAGCAGTAGACAAAAATGGAAACCAATTACTTGAAAAAATACGCACTAAAGGCTTAAATCCTGCTATACTTTCTGAGAAAAAAATTAAAAAAATATTAAAAAAGAGTACGACTTTAAAGGATAATAGAGATAAGGTAACACATGTCTTTTTTTACGGTGCAGGGTGTGGAACAGAAAACCCACGTTTAATGCTTAAGGTCATTCTACAAGAGTTTTTTCCAAAGGCAGATATTTTAGTAGATGAAGATACTATGGCAGCTGTATATGCAACCATTAGTGCACCAACAGAAGCTGCTGTAGTTTGTATTTTAGGGACAGGTTCTAACTGCAGTTATTATGATGGAACAAAGCTACATCAACGTGTAAAATCTCTAGGGTATACCATAATGGATGATGCGTCAGGTAATTATTACGGAAAAGAGCTTCTTAGAGATTACTATTTTAATCACATGCCAGAAGATATTAGGATTGCTTTTGCTCATAAACATAATTTAGAAGCTGATTATATAAAATATAATCTTTATAAACAACCTAATCCTAATGCTTATTTAGCTCATTTTGCCGAGTTTATGATATTAAATAAAGATTCTAAATATATATTAGAATTAATTAAATCAGGAATTAGACGTTTTGCAAAAAACATGATATTGCAATATGAAGAAGAAATTAAAACAGTGCCAGTACATTTTGCTGGTTCAATCGCGTTTTTCTGTCAAGATGAAATAAAAGCTGTTGCTGAGGAATTAGGGTTTAAAGTTGGTAATTTTGAAAGGCGTCCAATTGAAGGATTAGTTTCTTTTCATACAAAAACGATAGTCTAAATGGAGATAGCAATAATTGCGCATGATGGTAAAAAAGCGGAAATGGTACAGTTTCTTAATCAACACCAAGCCATTCTTCATCAAAAAGAAATCACATTAGTATCTACGGGTACAACAGGGAAAAAAGTTAAAAAAGCTGGTTTTGAAGTATT
This portion of the Olleya sp. Bg11-27 genome encodes:
- a CDS encoding translocation/assembly module TamB domain-containing protein; the encoded protein is MLFIILILVFLIPAVQTRAGKYATDWVNKEYKTNINIEKIGLQFNGEVEIKGILIRDFKKDTLISAKKLNTSIVSFRNLYNSKLNFGDIDVEDLDFNIVTYKDETSTNLDVFVARFDSDNPRSEKSEFLLTSSDITITNGTFKLIDQNKETPQIVRFNKINLNGTNFVIDGSNVKSRINTMQFEDSRGLKLENLTSDFSYTLSEMRFDNLNIKTYESFVKGELFFNYDRADFKEFEDKVKVSANFTEGRILLDELNVFYNEFGKNQYANFSTKLSGTLNNLTTENLKLDTSRNTKIYGTLNFKNLFNSEADNFAMHGDFDNLSSNYKDLKDLLPNVLGESIPSIFGKLGNFTVIGSTNLTTHKIIADLQINTALGLVNSNLEMSNIDNIDYASYKGNIILDEFDLGKMLDDPNLGTTSFNVDVDGDGFKKEILSTQLKGDIYNINYNNYNYKNIAVNGQYKQRKFNGKLISKDKNLKLEFDGLADLSQDIKTFDFVAQVDYANLKALNFYNRDEQSEFIGIVDMKMSANTIDDAIGSINFKNTVYKNENDTYTFKDFAISSQFVDNERFIRVNSPEIVEGQLKGNFKFNDLELLFENSIKSIYANYVPNKIEGNQYIDFNFKIYNKIVEVFLPEVEVGANTFIRGRVESNEKAFKLTFKSPKIKLLDYFADSIELQVDNNNPLFNTYVEIDSVYTKHYNISKFNLINVTLNDTLFMRSEFKGGKRNDDAYNLSFYHTINEDNLSVLGFKKSDVTFKGNKWFVNDDKNKLNKIIFDRDLNDFKIEELVMNHENEEIKLKGTVRDSTYKDLKLNFKDVDLNKIIPEVEKLSLAGNINGDLDILQQNGNYLPNAAITIDDLEVNETFLGSFDAKIKGNATLSRYKIEAKIKDDATNSFTAIGNVNVVNEDAFIDVDLGFNQFSLQLLNPFLEGVLSNIRGDVLGSVKVVGNLNNPEFNGQLNIDNGGLGVPYLNVDYDFQEQASVSLKNQSFFFNKINITDSKEKTKGVLDGSISHTNFSKWKLDLNLETPRLLVLDTKENEDSLYYGTGFIGGSASIFGPTEGLSINVIAQTKKGTVFKIPLNDNEDFGDNSIIHFLSLEEKEAKQKGIILENLVEAGLDLNFELDVTEDAEIEILMDKASGSTITGRGVGGLLIEINTNDKFNMYGDFVVYEGVYNFLYGGIIEKKFTVEPYVSNIQWNGPPLDAIIKIKAKYATRANPSPLLDNPISRSIPVELFIELSDKLERPEIDYSFAFPTTESTIKSELNYRLDSKEEKESQALYLITTGAFSSGFNDLNFSGTLTERLNGLVNSLLSSGDGKLNVGVNFEAGSNNPDYQTDNRVGLTLQTKISDRVLINGKVGVPVGGLGDSVIAGDLQIDFLLNEEGTLTAKVFNRENSIRNFGEEIGYTQGLGLSYSVSFDTFGELIRKIFSPQEEEEENQIQLKDNKATEPNTENTSPLPQDNRFKKE
- the pfkA gene encoding 6-phosphofructokinase, which gives rise to MSKNIKKIAVMTSGGDSPGMNAAIRSVARTCAYYNIECAGIYRGYEGMIEGDFKELTARNVKGIINKGGTILKSARSKEFRTKEGRQKAYDSLREANIDGLVVVGGDGTFTGALIFNQEFDFPVMGIPGTIDNDIFGTSHTLGYDTALNTVVEVIDKIRDTASSHNRLFFVEVMGRDAGHIALNVGVGAGAEEILIPEEDLGLERLLESLRRSKLSGKSSSIVVVAEGDKIGKNVFELKDYVEENMTEYEVRVSVLGHMQRGGSPSCFDRVLASRMGVKAVESLLEGKSNYMVGLLSDSIQLTPLEQAVKGKSKINEELIRVSDIMTT
- the gap gene encoding type I glyceraldehyde-3-phosphate dehydrogenase: MSTLKLGINGFGRIGRIVFRATVKRNDVEVVAINDLLDVDHLAYLLKYDSVHGRFDGTIEVKDGNLVVDGKTIRITAEKDPKNLKWNEAGATVVAECTGIFTTLETANYHIEGGAKKVVISAPSKDAPMFVMGVNDDTLTAENTIVSNASCTTNCLAPLAKVIEDNFGIEEALMTTIHAATSTQFTVDAPSRKNYRLGRSALNNIIPTSTGAAKAVGKVIPELDGKITGMAFRVPTVDVSVVDLTVKTKKETSLAEIKAAMKKASEGAMKGVLGYTEDAVVSQDFVSEVQTSVFDADSAIELNSTFFKLVSWYDNEFGYSNKLVDLAQKINAL
- a CDS encoding N-acetylglucosamine kinase is translated as MILVVDSGSTKCDWIAVDKNGNQLLEKIRTKGLNPAILSEKKIKKILKKSTTLKDNRDKVTHVFFYGAGCGTENPRLMLKVILQEFFPKADILVDEDTMAAVYATISAPTEAAVVCILGTGSNCSYYDGTKLHQRVKSLGYTIMDDASGNYYGKELLRDYYFNHMPEDIRIAFAHKHNLEADYIKYNLYKQPNPNAYLAHFAEFMILNKDSKYILELIKSGIRRFAKNMILQYEEEIKTVPVHFAGSIAFFCQDEIKAVAEELGFKVGNFERRPIEGLVSFHTKTIV